Genomic segment of Xanthomonas sp. DAR 35659:
CATCGTCGGCGGTTTGTTTCGCGCGCGCTCGCGCCGCGGCCACCGCTTCCTGTTGCGCTTGCGCCTGCAAGCCGAGGTCGATTGGGTCCATCCGCATGAGCGGCTGGCCGCGCCGGACGGTCTGCCCCGTATCGACGAGGCGTTCCAGCACCTTGCCCGAGACGCGAAAGCCCAGGTCGCTTTGAACCCGGGCCGCCACGACCCCGCTGAACGCGCGCGACGTGGCGGGTGCACCCTCGACGGTCCCGATCCTGACTAGCGGAGCCTCCGTGCGCGGGTCGGAGGGGTGGCCGTCACCGCATGCCGTCAGGGCAAGCGGCAACAGGCAAACGGCAAAGGAAGCGAGCTGGCGCCGGAACATGGGAACCCTTCTTGGCGAAGAAAACGTGTTCCCATCTTATACTTGTGACCAATCTAGTCAATAGTCACATCGTTCGGATTACGGTGCCAGGCTGCGCAGTATCAGGTTGGATAGCTGGGCCGTCGCCTCGGCCGCGTTGTCCAGGTTGTGCTGCAGCTGCAGCGGATTGATGTACGGACGCATGACCAAGTAGATGGCATTGACCGTTTCATCCAGCGGGGTCTTTCGCTCGAATTCCCCCGCTTGGCGGCCATCGCGCACGATCTGCAGCACCATGGCCTTGAGCCGGTCTTCGTATGCGCCAACAGACGGCCACGACTCGCTGGCCGAGGTCGCGGCGATGTCGTAGAGCTTGCGATCGTGGAAGAACAGATAGCTGCCAGCCTCCACCACGGCCTTGAACACCCGGCGCAGTCGCTCGGGGGCGGCGGGAACGTCGGCCACGGCGTCATCGACGGCGGCCATGATGGTGCTCAGGCGATTGGCGCAGATGACCTCGCCGATCGCCTGTTTGGAGTCGAAGAACTTGTAGATATAGGCCTTGGAGAAGCCGATCGCCTTCGCCAGATCGGAAACGGTGGTTTTCTCATAGCCGTAGCGGCCGAAATAGTCGGTCGCCGCCTCGACGATCTGGGCGCGGACGTCATGATCCGAAGGCCCCCGAAGTTGGGGTGCGGGAGTGTGTGCTTTCGTCATTGCGCCAGCTTACCGGTGGCACCCATCATTGACAACAAGTGACCATTTTGTATTATGGTCACGACGTGTCCGCCTCCTAAGGATCCTCATGTTGCCCCGTCGTTCCTTTGCGCTTTTCCTCTGCACCGGCCTGATGGCCGGTTGCGCGGCAGGCCCGGACTATCGTCGTCCGGATGCGCCCCTGCCGAGCCATTACATGGGGCAGGCCGAACCGGGGCGTGCTGCATCCGCCTCCGAACTGGCGGCCTGGTGGCAGGGGTTCGAC
This window contains:
- a CDS encoding TetR/AcrR family transcriptional regulator; its protein translation is MTKAHTPAPQLRGPSDHDVRAQIVEAATDYFGRYGYEKTTVSDLAKAIGFSKAYIYKFFDSKQAIGEVICANRLSTIMAAVDDAVADVPAAPERLRRVFKAVVEAGSYLFFHDRKLYDIAATSASESWPSVGAYEDRLKAMVLQIVRDGRQAGEFERKTPLDETVNAIYLVMRPYINPLQLQHNLDNAAEATAQLSNLILRSLAP